The sequence below is a genomic window from Vigna radiata var. radiata cultivar VC1973A unplaced genomic scaffold, Vradiata_ver6 scaffold_183, whole genome shotgun sequence.
TGTCAAAGGTAAATGATAGCTTGGTATAATAAGGTTTAACTTATTATTAACGGAAGTCTTATGATTACAAATATgcactttttctctttccaaagGTTGGCTGTTTCCACAAGCAgttttttgatattttgaagaaatgaaAACCTTGAGGATACTGTTAAATGTTCCTCCAAAGAAAGTGGTCTGCATGAccagattttttatatttcaaatgatTTCAAAGTTGAACATACCACCTTGGTGACGTAAAGAATCCTAAAACGACCAATTCCTGGGTCTGTCCTCTCACAAATCTGCATGGTGGAGGCATGAACTCTACATTAGATAACACGAACAACATCATTAAAATCCCATCCGTCAAATGATTGACGTTTAATGCACATGCTCAATATGGAAAAGAACATAATCTAATGGACATGTTCAAATATAGATCAAGTCCATCCCCACAATGTGCTTTTTAGGTCACGTGAATTATAAGGAGGATCTTGAAGTGCAATCAATGCTGCAACTAAGCCTGCGTTGCTGGCTATGCTTGGTTCAGTGAACTTTTGGTTGGTCCTTTGGTCCATGAAATTATCATTAGTGTCTGGCCCTCCCACCATGGCTCCCAAAAGAACTTGTGGATTTGGATCTTTAGAGTTTAGCCATCTCTTACCATCGTCACAATTGTAAGGTTGGTTATTCCAAGGGATTGATGCACTTCTGTGATGAACTTGGACAGGATACCTGTCACCATAGCCTACTATATAACTCATTTGCAAAGGGTTCTGCCCCAAGATGTAGTTAACCTGAAGAACACATTACAGAATGAaacataaataaactttttccCAATTTACATGCAACAATCAAATTTTAAGGAAGCTAGGAACTGCCTGAGAAGTGGAAAAGTCACGAAGCATTTTCACGGAGAATGTATCAGTCTTGCAACTTGCACTAGACATTTTGAGATGATCAAGGTAATCGCTGTATAATTTACTGAGAAAAGATGCTGTAGCAGCAAACTGGAGCAGTGGTTCCTTATCAGGTTTCAGGATAATCAACCCACCTATCATTATGTTTAACATGTCATATACATAGATAACACGTATGCACACACATAGGTAAATGATCGCAAACAAACGAATGAGGTATGTTGCAATTGATCGTAGAATTAATTACCAGGTGTCCTGCTAAAGTATTTATTGGATAGATAAGAACACATGAGTGCATCGGTTGAGTTAGATGAAAGTTTCAGAACATCCTCATATGGGAAGCCAGGATCACGGAAGTATCGAATACCGGTTAGCAAAACCTACAAAGATCAAAGATCAGACCAAAAACAAATTCTCCTCAAAATTCAGTTTGTGTATCTATTGAAGTTACCTCCACAGCATTGAGCTTATTATTCCAGTAAACAACCCCTTTGTCAACGCTTGATTCACTACTCTTGGCTGAAAAATAAGTTTCAGTTGCAATTGCAAGGTAACTAGTGTTTGTAGTAGCAAGAAATAACCATGTTGCCCCCCAAGCCAACTCATCTTTGTAGCTCGTTGAGTTATAAAGCATTGTTGCTTGTTTTCCACATGCATCAGCCATGGTGTGAGTCCCTTGTGTGGTAGGTATGGCCCCAAAGAGCCTTTCTGCTGCATCCTTAAGTCTCTTTGAGTAATCTCTATCTTCCTTGAATACCATCGATGCTGCAGATAATGCTGCCACTATTTCACCAACTAAATCTGTAGCAGAGCCATCGCAAATTGAAACTGGTCTCTCATATTTCATATCTTCCGGTCGTTGCCAGCAACTCAACTCATTAGGTTCATTATTGATACTAATGGTACTTCCAACCTAATGAAAttgaacaaaacaaagaaaaaaaggaccaacttctattcatatatattagtatttaaTTCAGAATTATGGCACAAAAGTGAGACTGAATTTTAGCATCTCTCATGGTACCCCAATATTTTGAGCGTAATGTGTATCATATTATCATATACAGGACAAGATCCATTCCCTGTAAAAAAGTTGTAACTTGCCTGGGAATACAGCGTCAAGTTTGATCCAACTGCTGAATTTGGGGGAATGAACACCTTGAGCAGGTAGTCAGTGCCCCATCTAATGATGTCCCTAACATGATCAAGTTCACCAATATCAGCATATTTACTTTGATATTCCATGACAGTCCAACTCAACAAGGTCAATGTGTAAGCTGTGGTGAAGGTAAACTTGATGTTGTTGCCAGAATCATAAAATCCACCAGTAAGATCAGTATTAGCCGAATGCCCATCTTGTAATCCTGAATCTCCCCGAAATTTCACTGGACTGTTCCTCGGATAATGCCCAgctgaaaagaaataaaaaataaataactagtTGAACTACAcctagaaattttattttgtagcaGCAGAAATAGAAGTAGTACATTTTTGGGCATCGTAAAATGTTAGAGCCTGGTTTATTGCCACTTTGAGATTGATTGAAGACCCTTGGTGCTTGTGCTT
It includes:
- the LOC106778873 gene encoding endoglucanase 25-like is translated as MPPAVSSTFESERDPVIYVHTVSEAGRLLPSASRWNSIALDFKLAPDSSTAYESIPSQYPKSVDYDLVITDKKHFHCFIFVLVTIILAILAAVLLMHFLPQKHKHQGSSINLKVAINQALTFYDAQKSGHYPRNSPVKFRGDSGLQDGHSANTDLTGGFYDSGNNIKFTFTTAYTLTLLSWTVMEYQSKYADIGELDHVRDIIRWGTDYLLKVFIPPNSAVGSNLTLYSQVGSTISINNEPNELSCWQRPEDMKYERPVSICDGSATDLVGEIVAALSAASMVFKEDRDYSKRLKDAAERLFGAIPTTQGTHTMADACGKQATMLYNSTSYKDELAWGATWLFLATTNTSYLAIATETYFSAKSSESSVDKGVVYWNNKLNAVEVLLTGIRYFRDPGFPYEDVLKLSSNSTDALMCSYLSNKYFSRTPGGLIILKPDKEPLLQFAATASFLSKLYSDYLDHLKMSSASCKTDTFSVKMLRDFSTSQVNYILGQNPLQMSYIVGYGDRYPVQVHHRSASIPWNNQPYNCDDGKRWLNSKDPNPQVLLGAMVGGPDTNDNFMDQRTNQKFTEPSIASNAGLVAALIALQDPPYNSRDLKSTLWGWT